In Euwallacea similis isolate ESF13 chromosome 19, ESF131.1, whole genome shotgun sequence, the genomic stretch ATCATTGTTTTCCTGGAATATGCAAACTTGGAGAAGAAGGAGGTTGGTAAAACTATGCACTTACATCCATTTGGGTACTGTTATTCTCCTGCCATTTTTCGGTTTCGGCCTCCATTTCACTGGTTGCAAGTTTCATTTCTAACCCAGACTTGGCGATCTTTTCCTGCTCTTCGGTGTCCAGTCTCACAGCCTTAAGGGGTTTCGACGTGGTTCcatgtttctgaaaatgagttaaatatataaataaatctttgaaaatttgagaGCTTTTATAATACATcttcaataattcaaaatatactattatataaattattttgaaacgaATTGTATGAATTTTGAAAGCCATTTACTCAACTGAGATTTTTTGGGTCGATTCAGAAATCAAATGATTCATTTGACTCTGACGTAAAATAACacttctgatttttttaaacacaccCTTTTAATAGCTTCAGCTTTATTACGCCTAACGGGTCATAAGTAGGTTACATTAAGTCAATCCTTAAAGAGTCTTCAGAGCAATATAAGCATACTTACCCCAGGCCTGGGCAACGACATATAAACTTGCTTCTCCGGCTTGGCCTGGCTAGCTTCCAGTACGTCTTTCACAATAGTAGTAACATCAGACACCAACCATTGATACATTTCAGCAAACACTTCTAGATTCTCCTGAGAAATTTTACTGCCAGGGTGCAAAGACACCGTCTTAGCTGCGGTTACCACCTGGGGTCCGTACACCCGAAGATTGATCTCGGTAAATCTCGCTGAAACCTGAAGAGTTTCTGATACTGCTACGTGTCGCAAAAGTTTAcaaacctaaaaaaatcaacatgtaacaaaaagtttcatatgactcaaaaaaaaaacaactgaCTTCTAAAATGTGGTCAATGGAATCTAGGAAGTGGTCAGACGTTTGATGTAGCCTATCAATATCCCCTGATAGCGCTTGTTCACGAATAGCTATGACCATTTCCAGCCCTTGCTTAGTAGCTGTGTTCAAATCCTGGGCTTGGCTGATGGCAGCGTTGGCTAAATGCCTGGATAAGTCTCGGGCTGTGTTAATGCACACCTGTACTGATTCTTCTACCTCAGGTGAATTCACTATACCCTCAAAACCAATTTGTATCTAAAATTTGGTTATTTAAACGTAGAGAAATCATGATACACACAAGAGAACAGCAATTTATGAATTAATCACTCACTTACCACATTAGCATATAAACCTAAAAGATGGTCTAGTTCAGCCTTAAGTCTTTCGCTTGCTTCTAAGATTGCTTCCCTGTGTTCGTGGCTAGTATAGGCACTGTCAGTGAAGTCCTGAGTTCTTTCTAGTACCGCTTCCAGTGCTGCGGGCAATGTATCTTGGCAGGAGGCGTCTAgagttataaaattttcattaagttTTTTCCATATTGTTGAAATTGGAACggtcaaataaatcaataaaaaaatacttttctcTCTTTCTAATGTTTTTCgtagcaattttttaatataagcaCACTCAAAACCTAATGGGAGGACTTAGATACTAATGATATTAGTGAGAATCTCATgatcattaataaatatccttAATAACCTCGGTCTAAGATAGTAACGTTCTTCTAGCATatgctaaatttaatataactcATCATCTAACGACTTGTCATTGACGGGAAATTAGCTCAGATGACCGTGTAGTCAGTGTGTAGACCGTGTGTCCTGCGGTCCTGGTACGGATTTATTGAAAACCTTCTTTCCACACTCAAGGCATCTAGTAAAATTCTATATAAACGCAATGAATAAACAGCTTATCTCCATTTCCAGCCGTTTATTGTACGATAAATCTACCCCTATGTTTACCTACCGTATATGTAACGCCACCCTTTAGATGCCCCacaaagataaataaaaatctctttcGCTTCTGAATATCGTTGCTCCATGGAGCGTTACAAAAGGACATTTTTGTTTCTGAAGCGTGATTATTACCTAAATCCCTTTCATGCTCAAACGTCaggaatttgaaataaaatcagatGTTTGGCTAAAAACCGTTTGAAATTCACATTGCATGCAAACACTCGCCACGGAAATTCTTCGGACGTAACAATGGCTTTCTGCATAGCTTCTGTAGTTTCTCGCCCATTAAAGTTTTCGCTATGAACTCGCATGTCTTTATTTTGCCACATAAATCCCATTCGAGACTTGTTAATTACATAAAACACACTTCGTGGCTGACTTTTAGATCGAGTTCAAACATGCCCGATTACAGAACGTACACGAACAGAGCTTGTAACTTCACGACATTTAGACGGGCAATTTCAGtaaatctgaaattaataCTGACCCATCGTAACTTTACAATGTTCCAGCAACTTTTGCAGATGTCTCATACAAGCATATGCTGTCCCCCTATCATTTTCCATTTCTTCTCTTTGGGAATGTACACTCGTTTCGCTGCCATTCAAGACACCATCTTTGACCACATAATGGATAAAGTCCATAGCTCTTCGCATCTGGCAGAAGACGGTATCTCGATTTTCTCTCGCTGAAGTACTATCTGGATGTCTTAAGCTGGTCTATATGGGGAATATGTAAGTGTAGTATATGaatagagaaataaaaatgtacctTGCTAGAGGTTAATAACATCATTGTAGACCTCTCTAAAACCTGCCTAGCAGCGGACATTTGAGCTCTCCTTCTCTCGTCCTTAAGATCGTTCTGTCTATCTCCAGTGAGATGGGCAAGCTCGACCATTTCAGCCCCAAACTGACTAAAAGCCTTGACGAACTCGGTGAAATTGCCCACAGATTCTAAGCGATCTAAACTGTGTGAAACCTGAAAGGCAACAAAAATTTAGCTGTTATATTGGCATTTCATGATATCCCCTTCAAATTTCACAAGAACCTGCAAATTATTGTCCTCTcaagaaaattcttttttccGAATGGCATAAACATTTTAAGATCTTAACGGTTCTTGATAGGGCAGTAATAGAAATTAAGGCCTATAGAGGGGGATTGTAATTATTCAGGTTCCTGGAATTTACTGTCGTCGAAATTAACGTGCCATAAGAAAGTTAGAACTGATGGGGTCGTATAATAAATTGGGGACAATTTTCTGCATTGCGACAGCAGTTTAACTTGACGTCTGTAGAATTTTATAGAGAATCATACCTTATCCTTGGCTAGAAGGAGTTGCTTGACGACTACAATATCGGCCAAAAGTAACACTCTGGTAATGGAAGCTAAAAGGCATTTGGCAGCTCGTACTAAAAGAGTTCGGTCTAGAGATACTTCTTCGTTGGTCTCTTCGCATATCTGCTCTATGGCACTGCCTGAAAACCAACATGTAAACCTATTGAAAACAATCGCAACTTAAAGATGAAAAGACCAAGGTTTTAATACTCCTGCGAAGAGCAGTCGAAAAGAGAACGAAAAGTGCAACTCTGCATTCATAGAAGCTTAAAATTTCAGACTGATTTATGAGAGACAACAGGCCGTTAAGAGACTAGCATTTTCTTCAAAGTGAGAaggtttttgttgtttcagCCTCAAATCCGCAAAAGCATTTAATATACAGGCAAACTTTCCTTAACTGCAATGAATACAAAAATCGCGTTTTCAACTTATGTAACTTCTGGCTgaatataaatgtaaaaagtttGCTAATACCTGAGCGACCCAAAAAGCCTTATCACAAAGATTGAGAAATTCAATTCGTATTCAGAAATTTTTACTACACACACAAAGTTTCTTTGGGAACTGGAAAAATCCCTGAGAGTTTTAGCTGGAAACCTCTCCAAATCCCTGCATCATTAGCcctttttcatgtaaaaagcAGCAGGTGGAAAGGTTCAAATAGGCAACGATAGTATATTCCTGTCTTATTTTATGAGATTTATTATTGACACTGCTTATTTgctataaatatgtaaattaagCGATTCTACCAAAAATAAGGAAGTTACTACGGTTTTCTTTGACCTTGAAACACCTAAAAAGGCTCATTGCAACccaattttcaattcttatCTCGCCTTACAATAAAGTTCCTGTTGAAATTGTATGCATTTACCTAAAGCTTTCTAGTTATTCGGATCCCAGTGCCCGACCTTCCAACGAGAACATTTTAAAGCTTCAGCAACTTTAAACGAAAAGCATTTATTCTAATTCGATTTTGGCTCGTCTCCATGACAAAGCTCATACTCGGTTCCAATAATCCTGGTCTGTTCATTCGATTTTCCTTCGAAAACTTTCGAGTTCTCCGAGCAAAAGTTCCAGACAACCGACCAAATTATGTGTTTGTCTATCGAAGGTTCGTA encodes the following:
- the alpha-Catr gene encoding alpha-catulin isoform X7, which produces MISSLIEHGSVGSFRSTAVARVGQGVNLAIERFVTVGETIADDYQEIRQGMYEACKEARQAGSAIEQICEETNEEVSLDRTLLVRAAKCLLASITRVLLLADIVVVKQLLLAKDKVSHSLDRLESVGNFTEFVKAFSQFGAEMVELAHLTGDRQNDLKDERRRAQMSAARQVLERSTMMLLTSSKTSLRHPDSTSARENRDTVFCQMRRAMDFIHYVVKDGVLNGSETSVHSQREEMENDRGTAYACMRHLQKLLEHCKVTMDASCQDTLPAALEAVLERTQDFTDSAYTSHEHREAILEASERLKAELDHLLGLYANVIQIGFEGIVNSPEVEESVQVCINTARDLSRHLANAAISQAQDLNTATKQGLEMVIAIREQALSGDIDRLHQTSDHFLDSIDHILEVCKLLRHVAVSETLQVSARFTEINLRVYGPQVVTAAKTVSLHPGSKISQENLEVFAEMYQWLVSDVTTIVKDVLEASQAKPEKQVYMSLPRPGKHGTTSKPLKAVRLDTEEQEKIAKSGLEMKLATSEMEAETEKWQENNSTQMDENNDIVKRAKNMSSMAFSMYQFTKGEGPLKTTQDLFTQAEYFAEEANRLYKVIRQFSYQVPGGAQKKELLENLDKVPTFVQRLQFTVKDHTVGKAATFTKVDNVIQETKNLMNVISKVVTVCFECATKLNLPDNPAFLNNHDDYQYKLEFRGSGSGTGRGMGGEGGPSSGGGASGDSKGGTATGSDQSL
- the alpha-Catr gene encoding alpha-catulin isoform X3; amino-acid sequence: MSLPRSCLSSRAMNGKISSLIEHGSVGSFRSTAVARVGQGVNLAIERFVTVGETIADDYQEIRQGMYEACKEARQAGSAIEQICEETNEEVSLDRTLLVRAAKCLLASITRVLLLADIVVVKQLLLAKDKVSHSLDRLESVGNFTEFVKAFSQFGAEMVELAHLTGDRQNDLKDERRRAQMSAARQVLERSTMMLLTSSKTSLRHPDSTSARENRDTVFCQMRRAMDFIHYVVKDGVLNGSETSVHSQREEMENDRGTAYACMRHLQKLLEHCKVTMDASCQDTLPAALEAVLERTQDFTDSAYTSHEHREAILEASERLKAELDHLLGLYANVIQIGFEGIVNSPEVEESVQVCINTARDLSRHLANAAISQAQDLNTATKQGLEMVIAIREQALSGDIDRLHQTSDHFLDSIDHILEVCKLLRHVAVSETLQVSARFTEINLRVYGPQVVTAAKTVSLHPGSKISQENLEVFAEMYQWLVSDVTTIVKDVLEASQAKPEKQVYMSLPRPGKHGTTSKPLKAVRLDTEEQEKIAKSGLEMKLATSEMEAETEKWQENNSTQMDENNDIVKRAKNMSSMAFSMYQFTKGEGPLKTTQDLFTQAEYFAEEANRLYKVIRQFSYQVPGGAQKKELLENLDKVPTFVQRLQFTVKDHTVGKAATFTKVDNVIQETKNLMNVISKVVTVCFECATKLNLPDNPAFLNNHDDYQYKLEFRGSGSGTGRGMGGEGGPSSGGGASGDSKGGTATGSDQSL
- the alpha-Catr gene encoding alpha-catulin isoform X4 produces the protein MAAVGTTNFDCLDIKTRSIEQTLLPLVKQISSLIEHGSVGSFRSTAVARVGQGVNLAIERFVTVGETIADDYQEIRQGMYEACKEARQAGSAIEQICEETNEEVSLDRTLLVRAAKCLLASITRVLLLADIVVVKQLLLAKDKVSHSLDRLESVGNFTEFVKAFSQFGAEMVELAHLTGDRQNDLKDERRRAQMSAARQVLERSTMMLLTSSKTSLRHPDSTSARENRDTVFCQMRRAMDFIHYVVKDGVLNGSETSVHSQREEMENDRGTAYACMRHLQKLLEHCKVTMDASCQDTLPAALEAVLERTQDFTDSAYTSHEHREAILEASERLKAELDHLLGLYANVIQIGFEGIVNSPEVEESVQVCINTARDLSRHLANAAISQAQDLNTATKQGLEMVIAIREQALSGDIDRLHQTSDHFLDSIDHILEVCKLLRHVAVSETLQVSARFTEINLRVYGPQVVTAAKTVSLHPGSKISQENLEVFAEMYQWLVSDVTTIVKDVLEASQAKPEKQVYMSLPRPGKHGTTSKPLKAVRLDTEEQEKIAKSGLEMKLATSEMEAETEKWQENNSTQMDENNDIVKRAKNMSSMAFSMYQFTKGEGPLKTTQDLFTQAEYFAEEANRLYKVIRQFSYQVPGGAQKKELLENLDKVPTFVQRLQFTVKDHTVGKAATFTKVDNVIQETKNLMNVISKVVTVCFECATKFNITLPQRVTIPCDELNGFLLPGQLSPQALHRLLNEQRFLRGAATLPR
- the alpha-Catr gene encoding alpha-catulin isoform X2; this encodes MAAVGTTNFDCLDIKTRSIEQTLLPLVKQISSLIEHGSVGSFRSTAVARVGQGVNLAIERFVTVGETIADDYQEIRQGMYEACKEARQAGSAIEQICEETNEEVSLDRTLLVRAAKCLLASITRVLLLADIVVVKQLLLAKDKVSHSLDRLESVGNFTEFVKAFSQFGAEMVELAHLTGDRQNDLKDERRRAQMSAARQVLERSTMMLLTSSKTSLRHPDSTSARENRDTVFCQMRRAMDFIHYVVKDGVLNGSETSVHSQREEMENDRGTAYACMRHLQKLLEHCKVTMDASCQDTLPAALEAVLERTQDFTDSAYTSHEHREAILEASERLKAELDHLLGLYANVIQIGFEGIVNSPEVEESVQVCINTARDLSRHLANAAISQAQDLNTATKQGLEMVIAIREQALSGDIDRLHQTSDHFLDSIDHILEVCKLLRHVAVSETLQVSARFTEINLRVYGPQVVTAAKTVSLHPGSKISQENLEVFAEMYQWLVSDVTTIVKDVLEASQAKPEKQVYMSLPRPGKHGTTSKPLKAVRLDTEEQEKIAKSGLEMKLATSEMEAETEKWQENNSTQMDENNDIVKRAKNMSSMAFSMYQFTKGEGPLKTTQDLFTQAEYFAEEANRLYKVIRQFSYQVPGGAQKKELLENLDKVPTFVQRLQFTVKDHTVGKAATFTKVDNVIQETKNLMNVISKVVTVCFECATKFYISNVDDLELLKYKLEFRGSGSGTGRGMGGEGGPSSGGGASGDSKGGTATGSDQSL
- the alpha-Catr gene encoding alpha-catulin isoform X1: MAAVGTTNFDCLDIKTRSIEQTLLPLVKQISSLIEHGSVGSFRSTAVARVGQGVNLAIERFVTVGETIADDYQEIRQGMYEACKEARQAGSAIEQICEETNEEVSLDRTLLVRAAKCLLASITRVLLLADIVVVKQLLLAKDKVSHSLDRLESVGNFTEFVKAFSQFGAEMVELAHLTGDRQNDLKDERRRAQMSAARQVLERSTMMLLTSSKTSLRHPDSTSARENRDTVFCQMRRAMDFIHYVVKDGVLNGSETSVHSQREEMENDRGTAYACMRHLQKLLEHCKVTMDASCQDTLPAALEAVLERTQDFTDSAYTSHEHREAILEASERLKAELDHLLGLYANVIQIGFEGIVNSPEVEESVQVCINTARDLSRHLANAAISQAQDLNTATKQGLEMVIAIREQALSGDIDRLHQTSDHFLDSIDHILEVCKLLRHVAVSETLQVSARFTEINLRVYGPQVVTAAKTVSLHPGSKISQENLEVFAEMYQWLVSDVTTIVKDVLEASQAKPEKQVYMSLPRPGKHGTTSKPLKAVRLDTEEQEKIAKSGLEMKLATSEMEAETEKWQENNSTQMDENNDIVKRAKNMSSMAFSMYQFTKGEGPLKTTQDLFTQAEYFAEEANRLYKVIRQFSYQVPGGAQKKELLENLDKVPTFVQRLQFTVKDHTVGKAATFTKVDNVIQETKNLMNVISKVVTVCFECATKLNLPDNPAFLNNHDDYQYKLEFRGSGSGTGRGMGGEGGPSSGGGASGDSKGGTATGSDQSL
- the alpha-Catr gene encoding alpha-catulin isoform X6, with product MAAISSLIEHGSVGSFRSTAVARVGQGVNLAIERFVTVGETIADDYQEIRQGMYEACKEARQAGSAIEQICEETNEEVSLDRTLLVRAAKCLLASITRVLLLADIVVVKQLLLAKDKVSHSLDRLESVGNFTEFVKAFSQFGAEMVELAHLTGDRQNDLKDERRRAQMSAARQVLERSTMMLLTSSKTSLRHPDSTSARENRDTVFCQMRRAMDFIHYVVKDGVLNGSETSVHSQREEMENDRGTAYACMRHLQKLLEHCKVTMDASCQDTLPAALEAVLERTQDFTDSAYTSHEHREAILEASERLKAELDHLLGLYANVIQIGFEGIVNSPEVEESVQVCINTARDLSRHLANAAISQAQDLNTATKQGLEMVIAIREQALSGDIDRLHQTSDHFLDSIDHILEVCKLLRHVAVSETLQVSARFTEINLRVYGPQVVTAAKTVSLHPGSKISQENLEVFAEMYQWLVSDVTTIVKDVLEASQAKPEKQVYMSLPRPGKHGTTSKPLKAVRLDTEEQEKIAKSGLEMKLATSEMEAETEKWQENNSTQMDENNDIVKRAKNMSSMAFSMYQFTKGEGPLKTTQDLFTQAEYFAEEANRLYKVIRQFSYQVPGGAQKKELLENLDKVPTFVQRLQFTVKDHTVGKAATFTKVDNVIQETKNLMNVISKVVTVCFECATKLNLPDNPAFLNNHDDYQYKLEFRGSGSGTGRGMGGEGGPSSGGGASGDSKGGTATGSDQSL
- the alpha-Catr gene encoding alpha-catulin isoform X5: MAAVGTTNFDCLDIKTRSIEQTLLPLVKQISSLIEHGSVGSFRSTAVARVGQGVNLAIERFVTVGETIADDYQEIRQGMYEACKEARQAGSAIEQICEETNEEVSLDRTLLVRAAKCLLASITRVLLLADIVVVKQLLLAKDKVSHSLDRLESVGNFTEFVKAFSQFGAEMVELAHLTGDRQNDLKDERRRAQMSAARQVLERSTMMLLTSSKTSLRHPDSTSARENRDTVFCQMRRAMDFIHYVVKDGVLNGSETSVHSQREEMENDRGTAYACMRHLQKLLEHCKVTMDASCQDTLPAALEAVLERTQDFTDSAYTSHEHREAILEASERLKAELDHLLGLYANVIQIGFEGIVNSPEVEESVQVCINTARDLSRHLANAAISQAQDLNTATKQGLEMVIAIREQALSGDIDRLHQTSDHFLDSIDHILEVCKLLRHVAVSETLQVSARFTEINLRVYGPQVVTAAKTVSLHPGSKISQENLEVFAEMYQWLVSDVTTIVKDVLEASQAKPEKQVYMSLPRPGKHGTTSKPLKAVRLDTEEQEKIAKSGLEMKLATSEMEAETEKWQENNSTQMDENNDIVKRAKNMSSMAFSMYQFTKGEGPLKTTQDLFTQAEYFAEEANRLYKVIRQFSYQVPGGAQKKELLENLDKVPTFVQRLQFTVKDHTVGKAATFTKVDNVIQETKNLMNVISKVVTVCFECATKYKLEFRGSGSGTGRGMGGEGGPSSGGGASGDSKGGTATGSDQSL
- the alpha-Catr gene encoding alpha-catulin isoform X8: MYEACKEARQAGSAIEQICEETNEEVSLDRTLLVRAAKCLLASITRVLLLADIVVVKQLLLAKDKVSHSLDRLESVGNFTEFVKAFSQFGAEMVELAHLTGDRQNDLKDERRRAQMSAARQVLERSTMMLLTSSKTSLRHPDSTSARENRDTVFCQMRRAMDFIHYVVKDGVLNGSETSVHSQREEMENDRGTAYACMRHLQKLLEHCKVTMDASCQDTLPAALEAVLERTQDFTDSAYTSHEHREAILEASERLKAELDHLLGLYANVIQIGFEGIVNSPEVEESVQVCINTARDLSRHLANAAISQAQDLNTATKQGLEMVIAIREQALSGDIDRLHQTSDHFLDSIDHILEVCKLLRHVAVSETLQVSARFTEINLRVYGPQVVTAAKTVSLHPGSKISQENLEVFAEMYQWLVSDVTTIVKDVLEASQAKPEKQVYMSLPRPGKHGTTSKPLKAVRLDTEEQEKIAKSGLEMKLATSEMEAETEKWQENNSTQMDENNDIVKRAKNMSSMAFSMYQFTKGEGPLKTTQDLFTQAEYFAEEANRLYKVIRQFSYQVPGGAQKKELLENLDKVPTFVQRLQFTVKDHTVGKAATFTKVDNVIQETKNLMNVISKVVTVCFECATKLNLPDNPAFLNNHDDYQYKLEFRGSGSGTGRGMGGEGGPSSGGGASGDSKGGTATGSDQSL